A single Blastopirellula retiformator DNA region contains:
- a CDS encoding disulfide bond formation protein B has protein sequence MANSQRLYDLNAACMLIVVSILLGAFYYQFGLHENPCPLCLLQRMGMIGVIVGLAMNMQLGFHRLHFAAVNVASLVGATFSIRQVLLHICPVTGEPTGFGEPMMGLHLYTWGVLIFAASILGSSILLTLVKEHPEESDRRPSLFEQIVFGLASLVCFVNVAATFAMCWFGPCCDDGPCP, from the coding sequence ATGGCGAACAGTCAGCGACTTTACGATCTGAACGCGGCCTGCATGCTGATTGTGGTTTCGATCTTGCTGGGGGCGTTCTACTACCAGTTTGGCCTGCACGAGAATCCGTGTCCCCTCTGTCTGCTGCAGCGGATGGGAATGATTGGCGTGATCGTTGGCCTGGCGATGAACATGCAACTCGGTTTCCATCGCCTTCATTTCGCCGCGGTGAACGTGGCGTCGTTGGTGGGAGCAACCTTCTCGATTCGCCAAGTGCTGCTTCACATCTGCCCCGTGACCGGCGAGCCGACCGGATTTGGCGAACCGATGATGGGATTGCATCTCTACACGTGGGGCGTCTTGATCTTCGCCGCCAGCATCCTCGGCAGTTCGATCTTGCTGACGTTGGTCAAGGAACATCCCGAAGAGAGCGATCGCAGGCCCAGCCTGTTTGAACAGATCGTCTTCGGCCTGGCGAGCCTGGTCTGCTTCGTCAACGTAGCGGCGACCTTCGCGATGTGCTGGTTTGGTCCTTGCTGCGATGATGGTCCCTGTCCGTAG
- a CDS encoding DUF5993 family protein produces MAVIFLLYSACFVLLFFRRRKAAYVALLISTLASIAMFAYHTDSALELNF; encoded by the coding sequence ATGGCGGTGATTTTCCTGCTCTACTCGGCCTGCTTTGTGCTGCTGTTTTTTCGCCGGCGCAAGGCCGCCTATGTGGCGTTATTGATTAGCACGCTCGCCAGCATCGCGATGTTCGCTTACCACACCGACTCTGCATTGGAGTTGAATTTCTGA
- a CDS encoding IS1182 family transposase: protein MRVKRPERFQVQFRDASLDQMIPRDHRVRAVWAYVDSLDLTPLYRKIRVVEGSAGRDAVDPKNLMALWMFAIIEGISSARHLARLCKRDLAYLWICGDVGVNYHLLADFRTMHGEFLDELLTDTIATLLHQNIVTLETVAQDGMRVRASAGTSSFHRRQTLEKCREEAAAQVKKLRDESDDNSDTGVSDARRQAAQERAARELLERVNKALEELPEVQRQKDQQNKSKRKEARCSTTDPEARNMKMAGGGFRPAYNVQFATDAETRLIVGVDVTNNASDGNQMRPMHEKLCERYDKTPQHYIVDGGFASRGGITAVEQAGSQVTAPMTYVEQIEKRGGDPYQRRKKDNDEMAGFRERMKTEEAQNRLKQRPSIAEYPNAECRNRGLQQFRVRGREKVNAATLWYVITHNFLRMMSLGILKPA from the coding sequence GTGCGCGTGAAGCGGCCGGAGCGGTTTCAAGTTCAGTTCCGAGACGCTTCGTTGGATCAGATGATTCCGCGCGATCATCGCGTGCGGGCGGTCTGGGCCTATGTCGATTCGCTCGATCTGACGCCCCTTTATCGGAAGATTCGCGTCGTCGAAGGATCGGCCGGACGCGACGCCGTCGATCCAAAAAACTTGATGGCGTTGTGGATGTTCGCGATTATCGAAGGAATCAGCAGCGCCCGGCATTTGGCTCGACTGTGTAAGCGCGACTTGGCTTATCTGTGGATCTGCGGCGACGTCGGCGTGAACTATCACCTGCTTGCCGATTTTCGCACGATGCATGGCGAGTTCCTGGACGAACTGCTGACCGACACCATCGCGACGCTGCTGCACCAGAATATCGTCACGCTGGAAACGGTCGCTCAGGACGGTATGCGAGTGCGGGCCAGCGCCGGGACCAGTTCGTTTCATCGCCGGCAGACGTTGGAAAAATGTCGCGAGGAAGCGGCGGCGCAGGTGAAAAAGTTGCGTGACGAAAGCGACGACAATTCGGATACCGGCGTTAGCGACGCGCGCCGCCAGGCGGCTCAAGAGCGGGCGGCGCGGGAGCTGTTGGAGCGGGTGAACAAAGCCTTGGAAGAGTTGCCGGAAGTGCAGCGACAAAAAGACCAGCAGAATAAAAGTAAGCGCAAAGAGGCGCGCTGCAGTACGACCGACCCGGAAGCCCGCAACATGAAGATGGCCGGAGGCGGATTTCGTCCGGCCTACAACGTGCAATTCGCGACCGACGCCGAGACGCGCTTGATCGTCGGCGTCGACGTCACCAACAACGCCAGCGACGGCAATCAGATGCGGCCGATGCATGAAAAGCTCTGCGAGCGTTATGACAAAACTCCCCAGCATTACATCGTCGACGGTGGGTTCGCGAGCCGGGGAGGAATCACCGCGGTCGAGCAAGCCGGCAGTCAAGTGACGGCGCCGATGACTTATGTCGAGCAGATCGAAAAGCGGGGGGGCGACCCGTACCAGCGTCGAAAAAAGGACAACGACGAAATGGCTGGGTTCCGCGAACGGATGAAAACGGAAGAGGCCCAGAACCGGCTCAAACAACGTCCCTCGATCGCGGAATACCCCAACGCCGAATGCCGCAACCGGGGTCTGCAACAGTTCCGAGTTCGCGGCCGAGAAAAAGTGAATGCGGCGACGCTGTGGTACGTCATCACCCACAACTTCCTGAGGATGATGAGTCTGGGAATCTTAAAACCGGCCTAA
- a CDS encoding SMI1/KNR4 family protein: MLPAEILSQYIVTPLTLEEIDELESDCQRKLPEPIRQWLATVGAPQNVCYRLPENESRFITMQQWTPAGYFAFASDEDLDATFVLDDQANVYMLQLGSKKPEPVSGTFVEYVLANLAPREPIEEIKWHTQLAFQTDEEDIVLRELSEAFSLTDLGGWQYQDTSPAEVITYTNSCVSPNGDVKISRQEYNGWDAPIYYFNREVDIAQIRRLKSIFRRFEKLNIGFKLIDYGLLAMGGDDNEEEDDDY, translated from the coding sequence ATGCTCCCTGCTGAAATTCTCTCTCAATACATCGTCACTCCCCTCACACTGGAAGAAATTGACGAACTCGAAAGCGATTGCCAGCGCAAGCTGCCTGAACCGATTCGCCAATGGCTCGCAACGGTCGGAGCTCCCCAAAACGTTTGCTACCGCTTACCGGAGAACGAAAGCCGATTTATCACAATGCAGCAGTGGACGCCGGCCGGCTACTTTGCCTTCGCTTCGGATGAAGACCTCGACGCCACATTTGTGCTGGATGATCAAGCAAACGTCTACATGCTGCAGCTTGGCTCAAAGAAGCCGGAGCCAGTCTCCGGCACCTTCGTCGAATACGTTCTCGCGAACCTGGCTCCGCGTGAGCCAATTGAAGAGATAAAGTGGCACACCCAACTTGCATTTCAGACCGACGAAGAAGATATCGTCCTGCGCGAATTGTCGGAAGCCTTCTCGCTAACCGACCTCGGCGGCTGGCAGTATCAAGACACCTCACCTGCCGAAGTAATCACCTACACGAATAGCTGCGTCTCACCCAACGGAGACGTCAAAATCTCGCGGCAGGAGTACAACGGCTGGGACGCGCCGATTTATTACTTCAACCGCGAAGTCGACATCGCGCAGATCCGACGCCTAAAGTCGATCTTCCGCCGGTTCGAGAAACTCAACATCGGATTCAAACTGATCGACTACGGCCTGCTCGCCATGGGCGGCGACGACAACGAGGAAGAGGATGACGATTACTAG
- a CDS encoding class I SAM-dependent methyltransferase yields MPAPQPWNDRYRDNNLPWDTGLPSTELQAAIQRYRLAPCRALDIGCGTGSNTLWLAEQGFTATGFDLAPLAIERAEQRAHDAGSSATFAVVDIVTAPLAGGPFDFFFDRGCYHIVRRDAPDQYAPAVARLLVPGAHGLILAGNAKEPSSGPPVVTEEEIRSELGGEFEILELHEFRFDESPQNPERPLGWSCWVIKR; encoded by the coding sequence ATGCCCGCACCCCAACCCTGGAACGACCGTTACCGCGATAACAATCTCCCCTGGGACACCGGGCTTCCGTCGACCGAACTGCAGGCCGCGATCCAGCGTTACCGGCTAGCCCCTTGCCGGGCCCTCGATATCGGCTGTGGCACCGGCAGCAATACGTTGTGGTTGGCCGAGCAAGGTTTTACTGCGACCGGTTTTGATCTCGCCCCGCTGGCGATCGAGCGGGCCGAGCAGCGGGCTCATGACGCCGGCTCTAGCGCCACGTTCGCCGTGGTCGACATCGTCACCGCGCCGCTCGCCGGCGGGCCATTTGATTTCTTCTTCGACCGCGGCTGTTACCACATCGTCCGCCGCGACGCCCCCGATCAATACGCCCCGGCAGTCGCCCGCTTGCTCGTCCCTGGCGCCCACGGCCTCATCCTGGCCGGCAACGCCAAAGAGCCAAGCTCTGGCCCGCCGGTCGTCACCGAAGAGGAAATCCGCAGCGAACTGGGCGGCGAGTTCGAGATTCTCGAACTGCACGAGTTCCGATTCGACGAGAGCCCGCAAAATCCGGAGCGCCCGTTGGGTTGGTCGTGTTGGGTGATAAAACGGTAG
- a CDS encoding glucoamylase family protein → MKRRNFLAAGLSLPLVMSGLLPRKAFSETISTDSAAGLDGEALVRDMQRRCYRYFLEAADSQTQLIADRAAADGNGYSAHASSAACGFGLAAHSIAAQHDWVPRVEIERRTKTMLHSLVHLVEHEKGFVYHFFDGRKGTRAMRCEASTIDTALMLAGALTAQVAFRDNAEIDELADQLYRRVDWRWMLGENNCLHMGYTPEQGVLPYQWDHFSEHLILLLLAIGAPENPVPGSAWEAWRREPMLEHDGKKFLSYPPLFVQQYPMAFFQFQNYRSPSGRNYWDNSVTAHHAQIAFQNRLAAKYPQRMGHYGADLWGLTSSDSQTGYRDWGGPYSDGRAEPQRGIDGTVVPSAAAGGLAVVPEEALRTLTYQKEMYGEQVYGRYGFANAFNPVTGWVDRDVIGIDTGISLLMGENMLTGGVWNLFMQHPAATRALSLAGFTAANSASAATAQLVSHQQPIETPNSVPVMADETMVSIPSTQ, encoded by the coding sequence ATGAAGCGTCGAAATTTTCTCGCCGCCGGTCTGTCGTTGCCGCTGGTGATGAGCGGACTGCTGCCGCGCAAAGCATTTTCTGAAACGATTTCCACGGACTCCGCCGCCGGTCTGGATGGCGAAGCGCTGGTCCGCGATATGCAGCGTCGCTGTTACCGCTATTTCCTTGAAGCGGCCGATTCGCAGACGCAGCTGATCGCCGACCGCGCCGCCGCCGATGGCAATGGCTACAGTGCGCACGCCAGTAGCGCTGCTTGCGGGTTTGGCCTGGCTGCGCATTCGATCGCCGCGCAACACGACTGGGTCCCGCGAGTCGAGATCGAGCGGCGAACCAAGACGATGCTCCACTCGCTGGTTCACTTGGTCGAGCACGAAAAGGGCTTCGTCTATCACTTCTTCGATGGGCGCAAAGGGACCCGGGCGATGCGCTGCGAGGCGTCGACCATCGACACCGCGTTGATGTTGGCCGGCGCGCTGACCGCACAGGTCGCCTTCCGCGACAACGCCGAGATCGACGAGCTGGCCGACCAACTGTATCGTCGCGTCGACTGGCGATGGATGCTGGGCGAGAACAACTGCCTGCACATGGGCTACACGCCGGAACAAGGCGTGCTGCCATACCAGTGGGATCACTTCAGCGAACATCTGATACTGCTTCTGTTGGCGATCGGCGCTCCCGAGAACCCGGTTCCCGGTTCGGCTTGGGAAGCGTGGCGCCGCGAACCGATGCTGGAACATGACGGCAAGAAGTTCCTCAGCTACCCGCCGCTGTTCGTGCAGCAGTACCCGATGGCGTTTTTCCAATTCCAAAACTATCGCTCGCCGAGTGGACGTAACTATTGGGACAACTCGGTCACGGCGCACCACGCGCAGATCGCGTTTCAAAATCGCCTGGCGGCCAAGTATCCGCAGCGGATGGGGCACTATGGCGCCGACTTGTGGGGCCTGACCAGCAGCGACAGCCAAACCGGCTATCGCGACTGGGGCGGTCCGTATTCCGATGGTCGCGCCGAGCCCCAGCGTGGCATCGACGGTACCGTCGTCCCCAGCGCCGCCGCCGGCGGTTTGGCCGTTGTGCCGGAAGAGGCGCTCCGTACGCTTACCTATCAGAAGGAAATGTACGGCGAGCAGGTGTACGGTCGCTATGGTTTCGCGAACGCCTTTAACCCGGTCACCGGTTGGGTCGACCGCGACGTGATCGGCATCGACACCGGCATCTCGCTGCTGATGGGCGAAAACATGCTGACCGGCGGAGTCTGGAACCTGTTCATGCAACACCCGGCCGCCACGCGCGCCCTCAGCCTGGCCGGCTTCACCGCCGCCAATTCTGCCAGTGCCGCGACCGCCCAACTGGTCAGCCACCAGCAGCCGATCGAAACCCCCAACAGCGTCCCGGTGATGGCGGACGAGACGATGGTCTCGATCCCGAGCACGCAGTAA
- a CDS encoding tRNA dihydrouridine synthase, with amino-acid sequence MTNNQTNHIEQAPFAPLKIGDIELGFPVVQAALSGYSDMSMRVMARRFGASYAICEVMLDQFLVNFKDRSKNKHYLAIADEEHPVGGQLMGAEPIQFAAGAVKLVEAGYDVIDINFGCPVKKVLGRCRGGFHLSQPEVALEIVARTRNATPAEIPVTVKMRRGIDDTAESRDNFFRILDGAFDLGVAAITVHGRTVEQRYVGPSRWEFLRDVKAHVGDKTILGSGDLFTAQDCFDMMRQTGIDGVTVARGAIGNPWIFQQARALYAGQPLPPPPSLFEQRDVIQEHMRIADELYGEKRGLGHMRKFGIKYSFLHPDLEQVRGKFTKMRTLEDWYAIRDEHYCDDRPGNYLSPSVHAGTSEC; translated from the coding sequence ATGACTAACAACCAAACGAATCACATCGAACAAGCTCCCTTTGCCCCGCTTAAAATTGGCGACATCGAACTCGGGTTTCCCGTCGTTCAGGCCGCCCTCTCTGGTTATAGCGACATGTCGATGCGGGTCATGGCCCGTCGTTTTGGAGCGTCGTACGCCATTTGCGAAGTGATGCTCGATCAGTTCCTGGTCAACTTCAAGGACCGGAGTAAGAACAAGCACTATTTGGCGATCGCCGACGAAGAGCATCCGGTAGGCGGGCAGTTGATGGGCGCCGAGCCAATCCAGTTTGCCGCCGGAGCGGTCAAGCTGGTCGAGGCCGGATATGACGTGATCGACATCAACTTTGGTTGCCCGGTCAAGAAGGTGCTGGGACGCTGCCGCGGCGGGTTTCACCTCAGTCAACCGGAAGTGGCGCTGGAGATTGTCGCTCGCACCCGCAATGCGACCCCGGCCGAGATCCCGGTCACGGTGAAGATGCGCCGCGGAATCGATGACACGGCCGAGAGCCGCGATAACTTCTTTCGCATTCTCGACGGCGCGTTTGATCTGGGCGTCGCCGCAATCACCGTACATGGCCGCACGGTCGAGCAGCGTTACGTGGGACCGAGCCGCTGGGAGTTCCTCCGCGACGTGAAGGCGCACGTCGGCGACAAGACGATTCTCGGCAGCGGCGACTTGTTCACCGCGCAAGACTGCTTTGACATGATGCGGCAGACCGGCATCGATGGGGTGACCGTCGCCCGGGGCGCGATCGGCAATCCCTGGATCTTTCAGCAGGCCCGGGCTTTGTACGCCGGGCAGCCGTTGCCCCCGCCGCCGAGTTTGTTTGAGCAGCGGGACGTGATCCAAGAGCACATGCGAATCGCCGACGAGCTGTATGGCGAAAAACGTGGCTTGGGACACATGAGAAAATTCGGTATTAAATACTCTTTCTTGCACCCCGATCTCGAACAGGTCCGTGGCAAGTTCACCAAGATGCGAACCTTGGAAGACTGGTACGCGATCCGCGACGAGCACTACTGCGACGACCGCCCGGGCAACTACCTCAGTCCAAGCGTCCACGCCGGAACCTCGGAATGCTAA
- a CDS encoding ubiquitin family protein — translation MLAIEVTSHLRRLVTLPESIEVNAATVAAALDQLEQLAPRIDSYLRHEDGSLRQHVNLFLDEQFVRDRKTLSDSTDGVSRLFIMQALSGG, via the coding sequence ATGCTTGCAATCGAAGTCACGTCGCACCTGCGTCGATTGGTGACGCTTCCCGAATCGATCGAAGTCAACGCGGCGACCGTCGCCGCTGCGCTCGATCAGCTAGAGCAACTGGCGCCGAGGATCGATTCGTACCTGCGACACGAGGATGGTTCGCTGCGGCAGCACGTCAACCTCTTCCTCGACGAGCAGTTCGTCCGCGATCGCAAAACGCTCAGCGATTCGACCGACGGCGTCTCTCGGCTGTTCATCATGCAGGCTTTGTCCGGAGGCTAA
- a CDS encoding efflux RND transporter permease subunit has translation MKFPHFFIERPIFASVLSFIIVLVGGITYLTLPVSQYPNVAPPTIQVRASYPGATPQVIADTVATPIEQEMNGVDDMLYMESSSSADGTMLLTVTFKLGTDLDDAQVLVQNRVSVALPRLPEAVRQIGVTTTKQIPDMLLVAHLTSPDGSRDQLYISNFAFLRVRDALMRLDGVGDVRIAGGNEYAMRVWLDIERMTYLDLSPGDVVAAVRGQNVQVAAGVIGQPPTDDTGAFQLNVTTQGRLQEPEEFEQIIVKRGDDGRVTRLGDIARLELGAQDYSRISYLDGKPAIAVIVYQRPGTNAVDTTNQIKATMAALEKDFPQGVGYEVAYNPTDFVEESIAEVFETLVITTVLVVLTVFLFLHGWRPTIIPVIAIPISLIGTFAAMQSLGVTLNTLSLFGLVLAIGIVVDDAIVVVENVERLIGEGMDPRAATHKAMDDVGSALIATTLVLIAVFVPTVFVPSISGQFYQQFALTIAISTGFSTFVSLTLSPAMCALLLRPKGEASSGFLDRAGDICFGWFFRWFNRTFDVSSDWYAWLIGRTIRFSAVVLLGYVGLLVATWYSFGLVPTGFIPQQDQGYLICSIRLPDGAALARTDIVTKKVAEVGGKVDGVAHAVGIAGLNGSTFTISPNAAVTFLPLEDAKARAARGRSLDAIVNDLRVEMGKINEAQIFVIQPPPVRGIGRGGGYKLYIQDQSGAGLDALNQVTNKMLADANASPGLVQVYSNYRLSVPQVFADVDRTKAEMLGIPVSDVFTALQVYLGSVYINDFNFLGRTYRVTAQAEPEFRDEASDILQLRTRSERGATVPLGSVVQLQRVTGPDRLVRYNLYPAADINGDTMPGFSTGQSLATIEELADQNLPPGFGYAWTDIAYQERQAGNTIVYLFPLAVLFVFLTLAAQYESWILPLAIILIVPLCILFAIVGIWFRGMDNNILTQIGFIVLVGLACKNAILIVEFAKQEEDAGKDRFEAAVNACRLRLRPILMTAFSFILGVIPLLIATGAGFEMRRVLGTAVFAGMLGVTIFGLFLTPVFYVVLRKLAAKPKATETPAT, from the coding sequence GTGAAGTTTCCTCACTTTTTTATCGAGCGGCCGATCTTTGCGTCGGTGCTGTCGTTCATCATCGTGCTGGTCGGCGGCATTACGTACCTGACGCTGCCGGTCTCGCAATATCCGAACGTCGCGCCGCCGACGATTCAGGTGCGAGCCAGCTATCCTGGCGCCACGCCGCAGGTGATCGCCGACACCGTCGCGACGCCGATCGAGCAAGAGATGAACGGCGTCGACGACATGCTTTACATGGAGTCGTCCTCTAGCGCCGACGGCACGATGCTGCTGACGGTGACGTTTAAACTGGGAACCGACCTGGACGACGCCCAGGTGTTGGTGCAAAACCGCGTTTCGGTCGCATTGCCCCGCCTGCCGGAGGCGGTTCGCCAAATCGGGGTGACGACCACCAAGCAGATTCCCGACATGCTGCTGGTGGCGCACCTCACTTCGCCCGACGGCAGCCGCGATCAGCTGTACATCAGTAACTTCGCCTTCTTGCGCGTTCGCGACGCCTTGATGCGTTTGGATGGAGTCGGCGACGTGCGGATCGCCGGCGGTAACGAATACGCGATGCGGGTCTGGCTCGATATCGAGCGGATGACCTATCTCGACTTGTCGCCGGGCGACGTCGTGGCGGCGGTTCGTGGTCAAAACGTGCAAGTCGCCGCGGGCGTGATCGGCCAACCGCCGACCGACGATACCGGCGCCTTCCAGTTGAACGTGACGACGCAAGGTCGTCTGCAAGAACCGGAAGAGTTTGAACAGATCATCGTCAAACGGGGAGACGACGGCCGCGTGACGCGGTTGGGCGACATCGCCCGGTTGGAGCTGGGCGCCCAAGACTACTCACGGATCAGCTATCTCGACGGCAAGCCGGCGATTGCTGTGATCGTGTATCAGCGTCCTGGAACCAACGCCGTCGACACGACCAATCAGATCAAAGCGACGATGGCCGCTTTGGAAAAAGACTTCCCGCAAGGGGTTGGCTACGAGGTCGCCTACAACCCGACCGACTTTGTCGAAGAGTCGATCGCCGAGGTGTTTGAGACCCTGGTCATCACCACGGTGTTGGTTGTGCTGACCGTCTTCTTGTTCCTGCATGGCTGGCGCCCCACGATCATTCCGGTGATTGCGATTCCGATCTCGTTGATTGGTACGTTCGCTGCGATGCAGTCGCTGGGGGTGACGCTCAACACGCTGTCGCTGTTTGGTCTGGTGCTGGCGATCGGCATCGTGGTCGACGATGCGATCGTTGTGGTGGAGAACGTCGAGCGTTTGATCGGCGAAGGGATGGACCCGCGAGCGGCGACGCACAAAGCGATGGACGACGTCGGATCGGCGCTGATCGCGACGACGCTGGTGTTGATCGCCGTGTTTGTGCCGACTGTGTTCGTCCCCAGCATCAGCGGTCAGTTCTATCAACAGTTCGCCTTGACGATTGCGATCTCGACCGGGTTTTCGACCTTCGTGTCGCTGACCTTGAGCCCGGCGATGTGCGCCTTGTTGTTGCGTCCCAAGGGGGAAGCTTCGAGCGGATTCCTCGATCGCGCCGGCGACATCTGCTTCGGCTGGTTCTTCCGCTGGTTCAATCGTACGTTTGACGTTTCCAGCGATTGGTACGCCTGGCTGATTGGCCGGACGATCCGCTTTTCGGCGGTCGTGCTGCTGGGCTATGTCGGGCTGCTGGTCGCCACGTGGTACAGCTTTGGCCTGGTGCCGACCGGCTTTATTCCGCAGCAAGACCAAGGCTACTTGATCTGTAGTATTCGCCTGCCCGATGGCGCCGCGCTTGCTCGAACCGACATCGTCACCAAAAAGGTCGCCGAAGTGGGCGGCAAGGTGGATGGCGTCGCGCATGCGGTCGGCATCGCCGGTCTGAATGGATCGACGTTCACGATCAGCCCGAACGCCGCGGTCACCTTCCTGCCGCTCGAAGATGCGAAGGCTCGCGCGGCTCGCGGTCGCAGTTTAGACGCGATCGTCAACGACCTGCGGGTCGAAATGGGCAAGATCAACGAAGCGCAGATCTTTGTGATTCAGCCTCCGCCGGTCCGTGGTATCGGCCGTGGCGGCGGTTACAAGCTTTACATTCAGGATCAAAGCGGCGCCGGCCTCGACGCTTTGAATCAAGTGACCAATAAGATGCTGGCCGACGCCAACGCCAGCCCCGGCCTGGTTCAGGTTTACTCCAACTACCGACTCAGCGTGCCGCAGGTCTTTGCCGACGTTGATCGGACGAAGGCCGAAATGCTGGGCATCCCGGTGAGCGACGTTTTCACGGCGCTGCAGGTTTACCTCGGTTCGGTCTACATCAATGACTTCAACTTCCTGGGACGCACCTATCGCGTGACCGCCCAGGCCGAGCCGGAGTTCCGTGACGAAGCCAGCGACATTTTACAGTTGCGGACCCGTAGCGAACGTGGCGCCACCGTGCCCCTAGGTTCGGTCGTGCAATTGCAGCGGGTGACCGGGCCTGACCGTCTGGTTCGCTACAACCTATATCCGGCGGCCGATATCAACGGCGACACGATGCCTGGTTTCAGTACCGGTCAATCGTTGGCGACGATTGAGGAGTTGGCCGATCAAAACCTGCCGCCGGGATTCGGCTATGCCTGGACCGACATCGCCTATCAGGAACGCCAGGCGGGCAACACCATCGTTTACCTGTTTCCGCTGGCGGTGCTGTTCGTCTTTCTGACGCTGGCCGCTCAGTACGAAAGCTGGATCTTGCCGCTGGCGATCATTTTGATCGTGCCGCTGTGCATCTTGTTTGCGATTGTCGGTATTTGGTTCCGCGGTATGGATAACAACATCCTGACGCAGATCGGATTTATCGTGTTGGTCGGTCTGGCCTGTAAGAACGCGATTTTGATCGTCGAGTTCGCCAAGCAGGAAGAGGATGCCGGCAAGGACCGCTTTGAAGCGGCGGTCAACGCCTGTCGATTGCGTTTGCGTCCGATCCTGATGACGGCGTTCTCGTTTATCCTGGGCGTGATTCCGCTGTTGATCGCGACTGGCGCCGGTTTTGAAATGCGTCGCGTGCTGGGGACCGCGGTCTTCGCCGGGATGCTGGGCGTGACGATCTTCGGGTTGTTTTTGACGCCGGTGTTTTACGTCGTCTTGCGGAAACTCGCCGCCAAGCCGAAGGCAACGGAAACGCCGGCTACCTAA
- a CDS encoding efflux RND transporter periplasmic adaptor subunit, protein MTKPVPTVTVAQPIRKEVVEWDSYTGRLEPIEFVEIRSRVSGYLQSIHFDEGQMVNAGDLLFVIDTRPFVAELNGAKAALNQAKSQLSQANAQMDESEAQQQQADARLKLAVSRVERARKLRTSAAISQDELDGHEAEIEQAQADVAAAEAGIGLAAAGVATAQAAIESAQAGVETAELNLRYTQIHAPVAGRISREYVTEGNLVSGGTATSTLLTTITSIQPIYCTFDINEQQALKYIRLAQAGKRVSSRVAKNPVYLGLADEERFPHEGHMDFVDNRFDNDTACIRVRCIFRNEKEDLVPGMFARVRLPGSAAEERVLIPDSAIGTDQSTQFAYIVVDGKIERRDLKLGAIVDGLRVVHDGLNGDEALVIEGLLMSRPGIEVNVQAETIQVADDGLPDTYQPLPPERWISAGLTSLPETEATAVLPDMDETANAARQKREQVQ, encoded by the coding sequence ATGACCAAACCTGTGCCGACGGTCACCGTGGCGCAGCCGATTCGTAAAGAAGTTGTCGAGTGGGACTCGTACACCGGCCGGCTCGAGCCGATCGAGTTTGTCGAGATCCGTTCGCGGGTCAGCGGTTATCTCCAATCGATTCACTTTGACGAAGGCCAGATGGTCAATGCGGGCGACTTGTTGTTCGTGATCGATACTCGCCCGTTCGTCGCCGAATTGAATGGCGCCAAGGCGGCCTTGAATCAGGCGAAATCGCAACTCTCGCAAGCCAACGCTCAGATGGACGAGTCGGAAGCGCAGCAGCAGCAAGCTGACGCCCGATTGAAGCTGGCCGTTTCGCGCGTCGAGCGAGCCCGCAAGCTGCGAACCTCGGCCGCGATTTCGCAAGACGAACTGGACGGGCACGAGGCCGAGATCGAACAAGCCCAGGCCGACGTCGCCGCCGCCGAGGCGGGAATCGGTTTGGCGGCCGCCGGCGTCGCCACCGCCCAAGCCGCGATTGAGTCGGCGCAAGCGGGCGTCGAAACGGCCGAGCTGAATCTCCGTTACACGCAGATTCATGCCCCGGTCGCGGGACGGATCAGCCGCGAATACGTCACTGAAGGGAACCTGGTGAGCGGCGGCACAGCGACTTCGACGCTGCTGACGACGATCACTTCGATTCAACCAATCTACTGCACTTTCGACATCAACGAGCAGCAGGCGCTGAAGTACATTCGCCTGGCCCAAGCCGGCAAACGGGTCAGCTCGCGGGTTGCGAAAAACCCGGTCTACCTGGGGCTGGCTGACGAAGAACGATTCCCGCACGAAGGGCACATGGACTTTGTTGACAACCGTTTTGACAACGACACCGCCTGCATTCGGGTCCGCTGCATTTTCCGGAACGAGAAAGAAGACCTGGTGCCGGGGATGTTCGCTCGCGTGCGCTTGCCCGGCAGCGCCGCCGAAGAGCGGGTCTTGATTCCCGATTCGGCGATCGGCACCGATCAATCGACGCAGTTCGCGTACATCGTCGTCGACGGCAAAATCGAACGTCGCGACCTGAAGTTGGGCGCGATCGTCGATGGTCTGCGAGTCGTTCATGACGGCTTGAATGGCGACGAAGCGCTGGTGATCGAAGGTCTGTTGATGTCGCGACCCGGGATCGAGGTGAACGTGCAAGCCGAGACGATTCAAGTCGCTGACGACGGTTTGCCCGATACGTATCAGCCGTTGCCGCCGGAACGCTGGATTTCGGCCGGCCTGACCTCGTTGCCGGAGACGGAAGCGACGGCCGTCTTGCCGGATATGGATGAAACGGCCAACGCAGCTCGGCAGAAGCGGGAGCAGGTTCAGTGA